One stretch of Halapricum desulfuricans DNA includes these proteins:
- a CDS encoding thiolase family protein — MDRTPVIVQAVRTPQGKEDGVYADVRSEDLSVPLINELLAATGLSSGDVDDLLWGCAQQRDEQGNNVARVIALLSELGESVPATTINRWCASSAEAIMRGADAIAAGQRDCVIAGGVESMSRVKMGENTHNVHPRLAELYNVGELQMGMTAETVAERYDVSREAQDEYALRSHERAAEATDSGRFDDEIVPIETGEELVEEDEGIRRETDLETLAGLPTVFKSDGTVTPGNASQVSDGAAGVLMTAKSVAEDHGLPILAEVGAHEVVGVDPTEMGVGPVPAVRQLGERTGHDPGDYDLVELNEAFASQTLYCQRELGFDDDVFNVNGGAIALGHPLGASGARLPVTLLHEMHRRDAELGLATECVGFGQGAAIEFKRP, encoded by the coding sequence ATGGATCGGACACCCGTGATCGTGCAGGCGGTGCGAACGCCGCAGGGAAAGGAAGACGGCGTCTACGCGGACGTCAGAAGCGAGGATCTGTCAGTTCCGTTGATAAACGAGTTGCTCGCGGCGACAGGGCTGAGCAGCGGGGACGTGGACGACCTGCTGTGGGGGTGTGCCCAGCAGCGCGACGAACAGGGCAACAACGTCGCGAGAGTGATCGCGCTGCTCTCGGAGCTCGGCGAGTCGGTGCCGGCGACGACGATCAACCGGTGGTGTGCGTCTTCCGCGGAAGCGATCATGCGCGGGGCGGACGCCATCGCCGCCGGCCAGCGCGACTGCGTGATCGCCGGTGGCGTCGAGTCGATGTCTCGGGTGAAGATGGGCGAGAACACCCATAACGTCCACCCGCGACTCGCAGAGCTGTACAACGTCGGCGAGCTCCAGATGGGGATGACCGCCGAGACGGTCGCCGAAAGGTACGACGTCAGCAGGGAGGCCCAGGACGAGTACGCGCTCAGGAGTCACGAACGGGCCGCCGAAGCGACTGATTCCGGTCGGTTCGACGACGAGATCGTCCCGATCGAGACGGGAGAGGAGCTCGTCGAGGAAGACGAAGGGATCCGTCGGGAGACGGATCTGGAGACGCTCGCCGGGTTGCCGACGGTGTTCAAGTCCGATGGCACGGTCACGCCGGGCAACGCCTCACAGGTCAGCGACGGCGCTGCCGGCGTGCTGATGACCGCGAAGTCCGTCGCCGAAGACCACGGGTTGCCGATTCTGGCGGAAGTGGGTGCCCACGAGGTGGTCGGCGTCGATCCGACGGAGATGGGAGTCGGTCCCGTGCCGGCGGTACGGCAACTCGGCGAGCGAACCGGTCACGATCCCGGCGACTACGACCTCGTGGAGTTGAACGAGGCGTTCGCTTCCCAGACGCTGTACTGCCAGCGCGAACTCGGGTTCGACGACGACGTGTTCAACGTCAACGGCGGGGCGATCGCGCTCGGCCACCCGCTCGGAGCCTCGGGTGCGCGTCTGCCCGTGACGTTACTGCACGAGATGCACAGACGCGACGCCGAGCTGGGGCTGGCGACGGAGTGTGTCGGCTTCGGGCAGGGGGCCGCGATCGAGTTCAAACGCCCGTAG
- a CDS encoding 50S ribosomal protein L15e, whose protein sequence is MAKSFYSHIRDAWKDPDDGKVAELQWQRMQEWRQQGAIERVERPTRLDKARSLGYKAKQGIVVARVSVRKGSARKVRHKAGRRSKRQGVTRITRRKNLQRVAEERATRKYRNLRVLNSYWAGEDGSQKWFEVIMVDPNHPAIENDDDLNWICDDAHDNRALRGLTSAGQSNRGLQQKGKGTEHTRPSNNSGKGRGK, encoded by the coding sequence ATGGCAAAGAGCTTCTACTCACACATCCGGGACGCCTGGAAGGACCCGGACGACGGCAAAGTCGCGGAACTACAGTGGCAGCGTATGCAGGAATGGCGCCAGCAGGGCGCGATCGAGCGTGTCGAGCGCCCCACGCGGCTGGACAAGGCGCGTTCGCTCGGTTACAAGGCCAAGCAGGGGATCGTCGTTGCACGCGTCAGCGTCCGCAAGGGCAGCGCTCGAAAAGTTCGCCACAAGGCCGGACGACGCTCGAAGCGTCAGGGCGTCACCCGAATCACGCGCCGGAAGAACCTCCAGCGCGTCGCCGAGGAGCGCGCGACCCGCAAGTACCGCAACCTGCGCGTGCTCAACTCCTACTGGGCCGGTGAAGACGGGAGCCAGAAGTGGTTCGAGGTCATCATGGTCGACCCGAACCACCCGGCGATCGAGAACGACGACGACCTCAACTGGATCTGTGACGACGCCCACGACAACCGCGCACTGCGCGGGTTGACCAGTGCCGGCCAGTCCAACCGCGGACTCCAGCAGAAAGGCAAAGGCACCGAGCACACGCGTCCCTCGAACAACAGCGGTAAAGGACGCGGCAAGTAG
- a CDS encoding DUF7128 family protein, protein MVTTTEKDGETWYQCEKCEMLFDNRTDAEQHEQNCDAEDPSYIQ, encoded by the coding sequence ATGGTAACCACGACCGAGAAGGACGGCGAAACGTGGTATCAATGCGAGAAATGTGAGATGCTGTTCGACAATCGCACCGACGCCGAACAGCACGAACAGAACTGCGACGCGGAGGACCCGTCGTATATTCAGTAA
- a CDS encoding DUF6293 family protein: MHTHIVPVGFDYDRLIAPLVREQLDVDRAILLEGAVGSEANVEYSQQLAAQLETDFQNLLGAETERISLADVYDYDAAFEEAYALINAELDHSPEAEVWVNISAMPRPVSFAFATAANSIMVEREGDRDRIHTYYTAPEKYLETELAEELREGIDIVTDLGRELDDERVEAWLTSARDLLSEFDERGTTIGAKEIDGSYVVELPVASFSNVKPFEEVILFTLGEHGEFESVSELAQQLAEDLGEEYTDSFRSKVLYNVDRLGPGGKGYIEQESHGKSYRTRLSRIGQLWVRAHSNEDDGL; the protein is encoded by the coding sequence ATGCATACCCACATCGTCCCGGTCGGGTTCGACTACGACCGGTTGATCGCGCCGCTGGTGCGCGAGCAACTCGACGTCGATCGGGCGATCCTGCTGGAGGGCGCAGTCGGCAGCGAAGCAAACGTCGAGTACTCCCAGCAGCTAGCTGCACAGCTGGAGACTGACTTCCAGAACTTGCTGGGCGCGGAAACCGAGCGCATCTCGCTCGCGGACGTCTATGATTACGACGCCGCCTTCGAGGAGGCTTACGCGCTCATCAACGCCGAACTCGACCACAGTCCGGAAGCGGAGGTCTGGGTCAACATCTCCGCGATGCCCCGGCCGGTGTCCTTTGCCTTCGCGACGGCCGCCAACTCGATCATGGTCGAACGAGAGGGCGACCGCGACCGGATCCACACCTACTACACGGCCCCCGAAAAATACCTCGAGACGGAGCTGGCCGAGGAGTTGCGCGAGGGGATCGACATCGTGACCGATCTCGGCCGAGAACTCGACGACGAGCGAGTCGAAGCGTGGCTCACGAGCGCCCGGGACCTGCTCTCGGAGTTCGACGAGCGCGGGACGACGATCGGGGCCAAGGAGATCGACGGCAGTTACGTCGTCGAGCTCCCGGTCGCGTCGTTCTCGAACGTCAAGCCCTTCGAGGAAGTCATCCTCTTCACGCTGGGCGAACACGGCGAGTTCGAATCGGTTTCCGAACTCGCCCAGCAGCTGGCCGAAGACCTCGGCGAGGAGTACACCGACAGCTTCCGTTCGAAGGTCCTGTACAACGTCGACCGGCTCGGACCGGGTGGCAAGGGATACATCGAACAGGAATCACACGGCAAGTCCTACCGGACCCGGCTGTCGCGCATCGGACAACTGTGGGTGCGCGCTCACTCCAACGAAGACGACGGACTGTGA
- a CDS encoding NAD(P)/FAD-dependent oxidoreductase, with the protein MTDVAIIGGGPAGLSAAVYTARADQETLVFDKGDGTTENVDFMENVYGFPEGATGPELVEVGRDQATKFGAEIVNEEVVRVAEEGDGYLVETEADEYEVRGVILATGASYESPAIPHVDDYEGKGVSYCVECDAFFYKDSPVGMVGAGNYAAKEAMMMLDYTDDVRVLTNGNDLEMDEVLQEQLQEEGIEIITEPVDHIVGDEMVEGVELDGGDVIELEGLFVALGAAGGADIADMLGIPRDGSYLDVDEDQFTGVDRVYAAGDLTGGQRQVNVSVGEGTTAAINLLEDFRGGEYVDYKKIEA; encoded by the coding sequence ATGACGGACGTAGCGATCATCGGTGGCGGACCGGCTGGATTGAGCGCAGCGGTGTATACGGCACGTGCGGATCAGGAGACGCTCGTGTTCGACAAGGGCGATGGAACGACGGAGAACGTCGACTTCATGGAGAACGTCTACGGCTTCCCGGAGGGCGCGACGGGTCCGGAACTCGTCGAGGTCGGTCGCGATCAGGCGACCAAGTTCGGGGCGGAGATCGTCAACGAGGAGGTCGTCCGCGTCGCCGAGGAAGGCGACGGCTACCTCGTCGAGACGGAGGCCGACGAGTACGAGGTCCGCGGGGTCATCCTCGCGACGGGCGCGTCCTACGAGTCGCCGGCGATCCCCCACGTCGACGACTACGAGGGCAAGGGCGTCTCCTACTGTGTCGAGTGTGACGCCTTCTTCTACAAGGACTCGCCGGTCGGCATGGTCGGCGCGGGCAACTACGCCGCCAAGGAGGCGATGATGATGCTGGATTACACCGACGACGTCCGCGTGCTGACCAACGGCAACGACCTCGAGATGGACGAGGTGCTGCAGGAACAACTGCAAGAGGAAGGCATCGAGATCATCACCGAACCCGTTGATCACATCGTCGGCGACGAGATGGTCGAGGGCGTCGAACTCGACGGCGGCGACGTCATCGAACTCGAAGGGCTGTTCGTCGCGCTCGGCGCAGCCGGTGGCGCGGACATCGCCGACATGCTCGGGATCCCGCGAGACGGATCGTATCTCGACGTCGACGAGGACCAGTTCACCGGCGTCGACCGGGTCTACGCTGCCGGCGACCTCACCGGCGGCCAGCGTCAGGTCAACGTCTCCGTCGGCGAAGGGACGACGGCCGCGATCAACCTGCTGGAGGACTTCCGCGGCGGCGAGTACGTCGACTACAAGAAGATCGAAGCCTAG
- a CDS encoding lipopolysaccharide biosynthesis protein — MPRDSDIDEPERGALVTIAHGAVVTSGAVSAQRALSTATEFVLARGLGPVAYGVYALAWRIAQVLTRLVTFGSVPALQRFLPAAEDAEERSRVVGLAYVTTLGFGVAFAIGLWALAPVLEARLAIEPSFVPALRLFGLLVGLFGLVMVIAATFRAIGSARGEVLFNKLLRPSARLAGAAIALALGYSVVGVAGAIVACMLAVVVLGVPASVRSTGIVPRIRGIRGEARRFYNHAGPVAMSSLGKVFQNRVDILLVGALLTTVDAGTYNVVLVLISITWIPLLSFNQLLPPVASDLYADDRMGTLNAVYSSITRLIVTTVVPFLAVLGVYGERLLVVFGSTYARGYVPLVVYLGGVFVGSAVGATGWLLMMTDHQYARMALDWLLAVLNVALTYAFTVRYGLVGAALGTSLAIATQNGLQVLLLRRFEGLFPFDRSFLRPLAAGGVMVAAMLAVRASLSGPAAVAVGTAMGLASYLLALFLVGLDPRDRLVVAELATQYRETIAETLAR; from the coding sequence GTGCCACGAGATTCCGACATCGACGAGCCCGAACGAGGCGCGCTTGTCACGATCGCCCACGGTGCCGTCGTCACCTCCGGGGCCGTGTCGGCCCAGCGAGCCCTGTCGACCGCGACCGAGTTCGTCCTCGCACGCGGACTCGGTCCCGTCGCCTACGGGGTGTACGCGCTGGCCTGGCGGATCGCGCAGGTCCTGACGCGGCTGGTCACGTTCGGGAGCGTCCCCGCGCTCCAGCGGTTTCTCCCCGCGGCCGAGGACGCCGAAGAGCGCTCTCGCGTGGTCGGACTGGCCTACGTGACGACGCTCGGGTTCGGAGTCGCCTTCGCGATCGGTCTCTGGGCGCTCGCTCCGGTGCTCGAGGCGCGCCTCGCTATCGAACCGTCGTTCGTGCCGGCGCTGCGGCTGTTCGGACTGCTCGTCGGGCTCTTCGGGCTCGTGATGGTTATCGCGGCGACGTTCCGGGCGATCGGCTCCGCACGCGGGGAAGTCCTGTTCAACAAGCTCCTGCGACCGTCGGCGCGACTCGCCGGCGCAGCGATCGCGCTGGCGCTGGGCTATTCGGTCGTCGGCGTCGCGGGCGCGATCGTCGCCTGCATGCTCGCTGTGGTCGTCCTCGGCGTCCCCGCGTCGGTCCGTTCGACCGGCATCGTTCCGCGAATTCGCGGGATTCGCGGCGAGGCGAGACGCTTCTATAACCACGCCGGACCGGTCGCGATGAGCAGCCTCGGGAAGGTGTTTCAAAACCGGGTCGACATCCTGCTGGTCGGCGCGCTGTTGACGACTGTCGACGCCGGGACGTACAACGTCGTGCTCGTGTTGATCTCGATCACCTGGATCCCGCTGTTGTCGTTCAATCAGCTGTTGCCGCCGGTCGCCTCGGACCTGTACGCCGACGACCGCATGGGCACGTTGAACGCCGTCTACTCGTCGATCACCCGACTCATCGTCACGACGGTGGTGCCGTTTCTCGCCGTGCTCGGCGTCTACGGGGAGCGACTGCTCGTCGTCTTCGGCTCGACGTACGCACGTGGGTACGTTCCGCTGGTCGTGTATCTCGGCGGCGTGTTCGTCGGCAGCGCCGTCGGCGCGACTGGCTGGTTGCTGATGATGACCGACCACCAGTACGCCCGGATGGCGCTGGACTGGCTGCTGGCCGTGCTGAACGTCGCGCTGACCTACGCGTTCACCGTCAGATACGGCCTGGTCGGCGCGGCCCTCGGCACGTCGCTGGCGATCGCCACACAGAACGGGCTGCAGGTGCTGTTGCTCCGCCGGTTCGAGGGACTGTTCCCGTTCGATCGGTCGTTCCTGCGACCGCTGGCCGCCGGGGGTGTGATGGTCGCGGCGATGCTCGCAGTGCGGGCGTCGCTGTCCGGTCCGGCTGCTGTCGCAGTCGGGACGGCTATGGGACTTGCGAGCTACCTGCTCGCGCTGTTCCTCGTTGGTCTCGATCCACGGGACAGACTCGTCGTCGCGGAACTGGCAACGCAGTACCGTGAAACGATCGCGGAGACGCTGGCGCGGTGA
- a CDS encoding NADH-quinone oxidoreductase subunit N, translated as MDPLVNLPDLAALAPMLAFAVTALALFLLDSIEPESDSLSLTVLTGVGLVGSLAAVVLSGWFLAEGVSVELFDSAYVVDEMSLFFTALFGSVTALVVLGSHDYIADEPYQAEYYSLVFLAATGMAMVASANSLAAAFVAVELVSLPSYALVAYLKHNRGSVEAGLKYFLVGALSSAIFVYGISLVYGATGVMRFDLIAEAIAADALTGGPGILGLGILMVIGGVAFKTAAVPFHFWAPEAYEGAPAPIAGFLSSASKAAGFVLAFRAFTVAFPLEAVSGTFDWTLAFLVLSVVTMTLGNFAAATQEKVKRMLAYSSIGHAGYVLMALAAFSGTGTEGLLAGVSNDSLVLGAGMLHLLVYGFMNTGAFLFVALAEYWGVGRRFEDYNGLWRDAPIASVAMTVFLFSLAGLPVGAGFLSKYVLFMGVIGAGLWWLVVIALINSALSLYYYSRLVKALWIETPETPREIDSYPTGIYAAVVGAAVVTVLLLPGFGIVAEEAIAAVGALL; from the coding sequence ATGGATCCGCTCGTCAATCTCCCTGACTTGGCTGCGCTGGCACCGATGCTCGCCTTTGCCGTGACGGCGCTGGCGCTGTTCCTGCTCGACAGTATCGAGCCGGAATCGGACTCGCTGAGCCTGACGGTCCTGACCGGTGTCGGGCTGGTCGGATCGCTGGCCGCCGTAGTGCTCTCGGGCTGGTTCCTCGCGGAGGGCGTGTCCGTCGAACTGTTCGACAGCGCGTATGTCGTCGACGAGATGAGCCTGTTCTTCACGGCGCTGTTCGGCAGCGTGACCGCCCTCGTCGTGCTCGGCAGTCACGATTACATCGCCGACGAGCCCTATCAGGCGGAGTACTACTCGCTGGTCTTCCTGGCGGCGACCGGGATGGCGATGGTCGCCTCAGCGAACAGCCTTGCCGCCGCGTTCGTCGCCGTCGAACTCGTCTCGCTGCCGTCCTACGCGCTCGTGGCTTATCTCAAGCACAACCGCGGCTCCGTCGAGGCCGGCCTGAAGTACTTCCTTGTCGGCGCGCTGTCCTCGGCGATCTTCGTCTACGGGATCAGCCTCGTCTACGGTGCGACGGGCGTGATGCGGTTCGACCTGATCGCCGAGGCGATCGCCGCTGACGCGCTCACCGGCGGACCTGGAATCCTCGGACTCGGCATCCTGATGGTCATCGGCGGCGTCGCGTTCAAGACCGCGGCCGTCCCGTTCCACTTCTGGGCACCCGAGGCCTACGAGGGCGCGCCCGCGCCGATCGCCGGTTTCCTCTCCTCGGCCTCGAAGGCGGCCGGGTTCGTGCTCGCGTTCCGCGCGTTCACCGTCGCGTTCCCGCTCGAGGCGGTCTCGGGGACCTTCGACTGGACGCTGGCGTTCCTGGTCCTGTCGGTCGTGACGATGACGCTGGGTAACTTCGCGGCCGCCACCCAGGAGAAGGTCAAGCGAATGTTGGCCTACTCCTCGATCGGCCACGCGGGGTACGTCCTGATGGCGCTGGCCGCGTTCTCGGGCACAGGCACGGAGGGCCTGCTCGCGGGCGTGAGCAACGACAGCCTCGTGCTCGGTGCCGGCATGCTGCACCTGCTGGTCTACGGGTTCATGAACACCGGCGCGTTCCTGTTCGTCGCGCTGGCCGAGTACTGGGGCGTCGGCCGACGGTTCGAGGACTACAACGGGCTCTGGCGGGACGCGCCGATCGCCTCCGTCGCGATGACGGTCTTCCTGTTCAGTCTGGCCGGGCTGCCCGTCGGCGCGGGCTTCCTCTCGAAGTACGTCCTCTTCATGGGCGTGATCGGAGCCGGCCTGTGGTGGCTGGTCGTCATCGCGCTGATCAACAGCGCGCTGAGCCTGTACTACTACTCGCGGCTCGTCAAGGCGCTGTGGATCGAGACGCCCGAGACCCCCCGGGAGATCGACTCCTACCCGACCGGCATCTACGCCGCGGTCGTCGGCGCGGCCGTCGTGACGGTCCTGCTGTTGCCCGGGTTCGGTATCGTCGCGGAGGAAGCGATCGCCGCCGTCGGCGCACTGCTCTGA
- a CDS encoding complex I subunit 4 family protein, with protein MLIEALLVATLLAAGVVAFAPDRYAGKLAAALSLLPLVGSLWLWLDFEGSGNALLDGGEIAYETTIEWMDIGYTLQWHVGLDGVSLPLVVLTTILTTAAIVSAWTPIDERESQFYGLVLLLEFGLLGVFAALDFFLWFVFWEVVLVPMYFLIAVWGGPRRKYAAIKFFVYTNVASLIMFVGFLTLVFAMGDSVTTLGLPEVAQALQAGGAVGSIAGFAPETVKVFAFALMFFGFAVKVPVVPVHTWLPDAHVEAPTPVSVLLAGVLLKMGTYALLRFNFTMLPDVATDYAEIIAAIAVISVIYGAMLALAQQDLKRIVAYSSISSMGYVILGLVAYTTYGIGGATFQMISHGFISGLMFMVVGVIYNETHTRMVGDMSGMADRMPWTVGIFVAAAFGYMGLPLMSGFAAEVFVFLGSFDAPYLSAAPLFTAAAMFGIVIVAGYLLWAMQRTLFGEFDLGTDYEVGRAPLHDVAPLAVLLACVIVLGVNPDLFMGMIQDAIDPIVDSLGGGV; from the coding sequence ATGTTGATCGAAGCGCTGCTGGTCGCGACGCTTCTGGCTGCCGGCGTGGTGGCGTTCGCCCCCGACCGGTACGCCGGGAAACTCGCGGCCGCGCTCAGTCTCCTGCCGCTTGTCGGCAGTCTCTGGCTGTGGCTGGACTTCGAGGGGAGCGGCAACGCCCTGCTCGACGGCGGCGAGATCGCCTACGAGACGACGATCGAGTGGATGGACATCGGTTACACGCTCCAGTGGCACGTCGGACTGGACGGCGTGAGCCTGCCGCTGGTCGTGCTGACGACGATCCTGACGACCGCGGCGATCGTCAGCGCCTGGACGCCGATCGACGAGCGCGAGTCGCAGTTCTACGGGCTCGTGCTCCTGCTCGAGTTCGGGCTGCTCGGCGTGTTCGCGGCGCTTGACTTCTTCCTGTGGTTCGTCTTCTGGGAGGTCGTCCTCGTGCCGATGTACTTCCTGATCGCCGTCTGGGGCGGCCCGCGCCGCAAGTACGCGGCGATCAAGTTCTTCGTCTACACGAACGTCGCGAGCCTGATCATGTTCGTCGGGTTCCTGACGCTCGTGTTCGCGATGGGCGACAGCGTGACGACGCTCGGCCTGCCCGAGGTCGCACAGGCGCTGCAGGCCGGCGGTGCCGTCGGCTCGATCGCCGGATTCGCCCCCGAGACGGTCAAGGTGTTCGCGTTCGCGCTGATGTTCTTCGGGTTCGCGGTGAAGGTCCCGGTCGTCCCCGTTCACACGTGGCTTCCGGACGCCCACGTCGAGGCCCCGACGCCGGTGTCGGTGCTTTTGGCCGGCGTGCTGCTGAAGATGGGGACCTACGCCCTGCTGCGGTTCAACTTCACGATGCTTCCCGACGTCGCGACCGACTACGCCGAGATCATCGCCGCGATCGCCGTGATCAGCGTGATCTACGGCGCGATGCTCGCGCTCGCCCAGCAGGACCTCAAGCGAATCGTGGCCTACTCCTCGATCTCCTCGATGGGCTATGTCATCCTCGGACTGGTCGCGTACACGACCTACGGGATCGGCGGGGCGACCTTCCAGATGATCAGCCACGGATTCATCTCCGGGCTGATGTTCATGGTCGTCGGCGTCATCTACAACGAGACCCACACCCGGATGGTCGGCGACATGTCTGGGATGGCCGACCGGATGCCCTGGACGGTCGGGATCTTCGTCGCCGCCGCCTTCGGCTACATGGGGCTGCCGCTGATGAGCGGCTTCGCCGCCGAGGTGTTCGTCTTCCTCGGATCCTTCGACGCGCCGTACCTCTCGGCCGCGCCGCTGTTCACGGCCGCGGCGATGTTCGGTATCGTCATCGTGGCGGGCTACCTGCTGTGGGCCATGCAGCGCACGCTCTTCGGGGAGTTCGACCTCGGAACCGACTACGAGGTCGGTCGCGCGCCGCTGCACGACGTCGCGCCGCTGGCCGTCCTGCTCGCCTGCGTGATCGTCCTCGGAGTCAATCCCGACCTCTTCATGGGGATGATCCAGGACGCGATCGATCCGATCGTCGATAGCCTCGGAGGTGGTGTCTGA
- the nuoL gene encoding NADH-quinone oxidoreductase subunit L: MTWVYDLVPAIALLPLVSFVVALFAGKYLPKKGALAGIAATGGSLVLSLLVALTVATSDGADAGYNETLYTFLEGSSSAPFSLELGVLVDPLSALMLVVVSLISFLVHVFSLGYMNDEGETGLPRYYAGLGLFSFSMLAFVFASNILMAFMFFELVGLCSYLLIGFWFREAGPPSAAKKAFIVTRFGDYFFLVGVVAIFATFGTGAFAGSESFPRLAEQALQGEHAVNTFLGLGEQAWFTVVGLLVLGGVIGKSAQFPLHTWLPDAMEGPTPVSALIHAATMVAAGVFLVARMYGFYALSPTALGVIAFIGGFTALFAATMGVVKQELKQVLAYSTISQYGYMMLALGGGGYVAAVFHLTTHAVFKALLFLGAGSVIIAMHHNENMWDMGGLKERMPVTYWTFLSGSLALAGIFPFAGFWSKDEVLYETLVHGLGESPLLLGGYAMGLLAVAFTGFYTFRMVFLTFHGEPRTDLAADPEPVRWNVKGPLVVLGVLAATLGAINMVPIKKLTDADIDFLHQFLDAGPASYLTGVHHYAELLETEAFAGYGAADIGTTGLLVSAGLSLGLALAGAGLAYRLYNVPEPVEHTDRLGRVKTLLMHNYYQDEFQVWLATGLTVPAAKAADTFDQGIIDGVVDGISTASRAAGRGVRRIQTGVVRNYVALLTLGLVLLVAFFGVTGGWF; this comes from the coding sequence ATGACCTGGGTATACGATCTCGTTCCGGCGATCGCACTCTTGCCGCTGGTATCGTTCGTCGTCGCGCTGTTCGCGGGCAAATATCTGCCCAAGAAAGGCGCGCTGGCTGGAATCGCCGCGACCGGCGGCTCGCTGGTGCTGTCGCTGCTCGTGGCGCTGACGGTCGCGACCAGTGACGGTGCCGACGCGGGCTACAACGAGACGCTGTACACGTTCCTCGAGGGGAGCAGTTCGGCCCCCTTCTCCCTGGAACTGGGCGTGCTGGTCGACCCGCTCTCGGCGCTCATGCTGGTCGTCGTCTCGCTCATTTCGTTCCTCGTGCACGTCTTCTCGCTGGGCTACATGAACGACGAGGGCGAGACCGGACTGCCGCGGTATTACGCCGGCCTCGGCCTGTTCAGCTTCTCGATGCTCGCCTTCGTGTTCGCCAGCAACATCCTGATGGCGTTCATGTTCTTCGAACTGGTCGGGCTCTGTTCGTACCTGCTGATCGGCTTCTGGTTCCGCGAGGCCGGCCCGCCAAGCGCCGCAAAAAAGGCGTTCATCGTCACCCGGTTCGGGGACTACTTCTTCCTCGTGGGCGTCGTCGCGATCTTCGCGACGTTCGGGACCGGCGCGTTCGCCGGCAGCGAGAGCTTCCCACGTTTGGCCGAACAGGCCCTGCAGGGCGAACACGCCGTCAACACGTTCCTCGGGCTCGGCGAACAGGCGTGGTTCACCGTCGTCGGCCTGCTCGTGCTCGGCGGCGTGATCGGCAAATCCGCGCAGTTCCCGCTACATACGTGGCTGCCCGACGCGATGGAAGGCCCCACGCCCGTCTCGGCGCTGATCCACGCGGCGACGATGGTCGCGGCCGGCGTCTTCCTCGTCGCCCGGATGTACGGCTTCTACGCGCTCTCGCCGACCGCGCTCGGCGTCATCGCCTTCATCGGTGGGTTCACCGCCCTGTTCGCGGCGACGATGGGCGTCGTCAAACAGGAACTCAAGCAGGTGCTGGCCTATTCGACCATCTCCCAGTACGGGTACATGATGCTCGCGCTGGGCGGCGGCGGCTACGTCGCCGCCGTGTTCCACCTGACGACCCACGCCGTGTTCAAGGCCCTGCTCTTTCTCGGTGCCGGGTCGGTCATCATCGCCATGCACCACAACGAGAACATGTGGGACATGGGCGGCCTGAAAGAGAGGATGCCGGTCACCTACTGGACGTTCCTGTCGGGGTCGCTCGCGCTCGCGGGGATCTTCCCGTTCGCGGGCTTCTGGTCGAAAGACGAGGTGCTCTACGAGACGCTCGTCCACGGACTGGGCGAGAGCCCGCTCCTGCTCGGAGGGTACGCCATGGGGCTGCTCGCGGTCGCGTTCACCGGCTTCTACACCTTCCGGATGGTCTTTCTCACCTTCCACGGCGAACCCCGGACCGACCTCGCTGCGGACCCCGAGCCGGTCCGCTGGAACGTCAAGGGCCCGCTGGTCGTGCTGGGCGTCCTCGCGGCGACGCTGGGCGCGATCAATATGGTCCCGATCAAGAAACTGACCGACGCGGACATCGACTTCCTCCATCAGTTCCTCGATGCCGGGCCGGCGTCGTACCTGACCGGCGTTCACCACTACGCGGAACTGCTGGAGACCGAGGCGTTCGCGGGCTACGGGGCGGCCGACATCGGCACGACCGGCCTGCTGGTTTCGGCGGGACTCTCGCTTGGACTGGCGCTTGCGGGTGCCGGGCTGGCCTACCGGCTGTACAACGTGCCCGAGCCGGTCGAGCACACTGACAGACTCGGTCGCGTCAAGACGCTTCTCATGCACAACTACTACCAGGACGAGTTCCAGGTGTGGCTCGCGACGGGACTGACGGTCCCGGCCGCGAAAGCCGCCGACACGTTCGATCAGGGAATCATCGACGGCGTCGTCGACGGGATCAGCACCGCGAGCCGCGCAGCCGGACGCGGCGTGCGGCGGATCCAGACCGGCGTCGTGCGCAACTACGTCGCCCTGCTGACGCTGGGGCTGGTCTTGCTCGTTGCCTTCTTCGGCGTCACGGGGGGGTGGTTCTGA
- the nuoK gene encoding NADH-quinone oxidoreductase subunit NuoK: MIETQWYLLLSAGVFSIGLLGILLRENALIYLMSVELMLNAANVNLVAFSLQHGNLTGQVFALFGMALAAAEVAIGLGIILVLYRNFETIDVTVPTTMRW; encoded by the coding sequence GTGATCGAGACCCAGTGGTACCTGCTGCTGTCGGCCGGGGTCTTCTCGATCGGCCTGCTCGGGATCCTGCTCCGGGAGAACGCGCTGATCTATCTGATGTCCGTCGAGTTGATGCTTAACGCCGCGAACGTCAACCTCGTCGCGTTCTCGCTCCAGCACGGCAACCTCACCGGGCAGGTCTTCGCCCTGTTCGGCATGGCGCTGGCCGCGGCCGAGGTGGCTATCGGCCTGGGGATCATCCTCGTGTTGTATCGCAACTTCGAGACGATCGACGTGACCGTTCCAACGACGATGCGGTGGTAA